The segment gaaatggggtatTTTTGAATAGACTAAAAACATGTCAGGCTtgctccatcctggtggcgcaGTGAACTAATTACATAGATAGAGAACAGAGGATTATACATTCGAATCTAACTGATGCTGTGTCAcaataaaaaaatgtgtttacatgATTAATGCGTAAGGAAATTAATTTCCATGTATCCTATCTGTTCTTGGAGTTCAAAAACGTTAACCCAAAATAAGCTAGCAACGTTATTAAAAGTCTTATAGAAACATTCAGTGacaatttcttttttttttaaacctacaACCTAATTTTTTGTTCTCTGAGagttaataaaacctcccaggaaaactgtcaaggaaccagagtaaaacattctcagaacctcagtGCAACCTAAAGATAAACGTTCCCAGAACAGGCAAAATGTTTAGTTCTGTTCTCGGAgcgtttaattttttttttttttaagttcagTTTTACCCGACAGGAAGAGTATGGCTTCGTTCCCAGAACAAATGGGAAACCAAAAATGTACGTACCCACAACTTCCAATGAACCAAATGTGCGAGCTGGGATGTATTTGAACCGAGGTCTGTTATGTATACACTTGTGTTCTCACATGCTCATTTACATTTTGTTTACCTATTTTTTTTGTCTGTCATTCTGTGTTTCAGTGTGGCAGACAGATCTGTGGTGGGGACATAGCGGTGTTTGCCAGCCGGGCGGGTCACGGGAGCTGCTGGCACCCTCAATGTTTCCAGTGTGCCTCTTGTACTGAGCTGCTGGTGGACCTCATCTACTTCTACCAGGATGGACAGATCTACTGTGGCAGGCACCACGCTGAGAGGATCAAACCACGCTGCCAAGCCTGTGATGAGGTGATTGACTCTGCCCTGTCATGACTCTGCCACCTTCAAGAAATTATATGCTCACTGTGTATCCAGTCCACTGTCTAGTCATGCACTCTGTCTGCCCTGTCCTGTCAACAAATCTCTCCATACTATGTACGCTGTCTGCTCATATACTGTGCGGCCCTGTGCTGTCCACAAAGCTCTCCAAACTATGTATCCACTCTCTGCTTATACACTCTCTGACCTGTCTACAAATCTCAATTTTTCAAATCGCCACTCTCGCCAGTTCTAACACTGACTCGTATGAGGAGATTTGTATCTTTGGCAGACTTGTACTCGGGGCTGGGAGAGTGTTTCTTTATTTGATTTACATGCCTGTAGACCCTAGAGGAACATCTAGTCCCTCAATGAGACAGCCATATGTTGTTGTTCCACAAACACCTTTTTAAATCGCTCTTCCACGTgcgcgcacacacccacacagtcttGTTTAGACCCTTGGTATTTCTGACTTAAGAGATTAGTTGAAGTAGACTAATAGGTCTGTCATGACTGACCTTCACAAGTCCTTAGAGGATGTACACTGTAAAGACAGTCTTTCAGAGAAACAGAGCTGTCATTCCACATGAACCAGAAATGTTCATTAGTGATGTGATTTGCTGAGCCTCTTACCCTTTTTTCcacccgctctctttctctcccccccccccctctctcctcctctctttctgaaCTGCAGATAATTCTAGCTGATGAGTGTACAGAGGCAGAGGGCCGACACTGGCATAGGAAGCACTTCTGTTGTTTTGAGTGTGAAGCAGCGTTGGGAGGACAGCGGTACATCATGAGAGAGTGCCGGCCGTACTGCTGCTCCTGCTATGAGTCACTCTATGCAGAGTACTGTGACACCTGTGGGGAACACATAGGTACTGGAACAACACAGGTCCATGTTTGCACAAAGGGAAACATATAcaaccactaacacagagagaaatATACAACCACTTGCACCGAGAGAAGTATACAACCACTCACACGAGAGAAGTATACAACCACTCACACGAGAGAAGTATACAACCACTCACACGAGAGAAGTATACAACCACTCACACGAGAGAAGTATACAACCACTCACACGAGAGAAGTATACAACCACTCACACGAGAGAAGTATACAATCACTCGCACCGAGAGAAGTATACAATCACTCGCACCGAGAGAAGTATAcaaccactaacacagagagaagtATACAACCACTCGCACCGAGAGAAGTATACAACCACTCGCACCGAGAGAAGTATACAACCACTCGCACCGAGAGAAGTATAcaaccactaacacagagagaagtATACAACCACTCGCACCGAGAGAAGTATACAATCACTCGCACCGAGAGAAGTATAcaaccactaacacagagagaagtATACAACCACTCGCACCGAGAGAAGTATACAACCACTCGCACCGAGAGAAGTATACAACCACTCGCACCGAGAGAAGTATAcaaccactaacacagagagaagtATACAACCACTCACACGAGAGAAGTATACAACCACTCGCACCGAGAGAAGTATACAACCACTCGCACCGAGAGAAGTATACAACCACTCGCACCGAGAGAAGTATACAACCACTCGCACCGAGAGAAGTATACAACCACTCGCACCGAGAGAAGTATACAACCACTCACACGAGAGAAGTATACAACCACTCACACGAGAGAAGTATACAACCACTCGCACCGAGAGAAGTATACAACCACTCGCACCGAGAGAAGTATACAACCACTCGCACCGAGAGAAGTATACAACCACTCGCACCGAGAGTAGTATACAACCACTCGCACCGAGAGTAGTATACAACCACTCGCACCGAGAGTAGTATACAACCACTCGCACCGAGAGAAGTATACAACCACTCGCACAGAGAGAAGTATACAACCACTCGCACAGAGAGAAGTATACAACCACTCGCACAGAGAGAAGTATACAACCACTCGCACAGAGAGAAGTATACAACCACTCGCACAGAGAGAAGTATACACACTCAAACAGGGAGAAATCCATATACACAGACAATTTTCTTAGACCCGCTTTGTCTTCCAGGTATAGACCAGGGGCAAATGACCTATGAGGGCCAGCACTGGCATGCTGCCAAGTCGTGTTTCTGCTGTGCCCGCTGTCGGCTCCCCTTGCTGGGGCGGCCCTTCCTTCCACGTGGGGGCCTCATCTTTTGCTCCAGGCCCTGCTCTCTGGGAGAGGACCCAGATAACTCAGACTCGTGTGACTCAGCCCTCCAGAACCGGCCTCCTCAGCACAGACGCTGTGAGACGGATGAGAAGATCCAGCAGCCGCAGCGCTGCTCCCCACAGCAACCACCAGAGGGAGCCAACATCCCTGTTGTCCCAGGAGAAGTCTGCATTCATGCTGCACTGGAAAATAGACGTAGGGGCTTACTGTACATACATAGATGCAGATGGCATTTACATGTTAAATAGGTCATTCCTGAGCCTTTTTATTTCCCCAGCATGTAACAGCTTTGTAATACTCGTGCACATagattattttacttatttaGCAGGCTCTTTTCTCCAAAGTAACTTTGATCACATGCTCAAAACAATAGATTTTAGAAATGGTCAAAGATTACATAGCCTTTTCTATTTAAACAAGGTGTGTTTTGTCTTCATTTCATCTGTCTCACAGGTGTTCACATCTCTACTAACGTTCCGAATGGAGTCCCCCCACCACTCAACGGTCATCCTAACCTCCGACTGTCCTACTCTCCCCTTCCCCATTGTCACTTAGCCAATAACTGGGGACCATCTTGTCCTGTCGACCAATCACTCAGCAGTTTGCACCCTGGAGAATGTGGCAAGCATCCAGGCAGTAGTCGTCTGGAGTTTTTAGGAGAGCCCAATGGCTATGCGGGACACCCCCTCACCAGTTTCAGTAGAGGAACGTCTACTGCAAAGGACTGTGGGAACTGTGTGGAGAGAAGTAGTCAAGTTATGCAAGGTATTATACAAGGCAATAACATGCATCATAAGTTAAATTGGGACTGTTCGGAATGAAAAAGTTAACTGTGGTGCTCTGTTAGATACAATTGGCCACAAGCAAGAGTTGAGTAGTATTCTATAAATCTGTAACCAAGTCTTACTCCCCTCCTGTTATTGTGAGTTGTTTGAGCATAAATTGTATCCCttgcttttttaaatgtataaatGGAGGTATTTTATTTGTTTTCTCTCCCCAGTGTTTCCTCCCCCGAGGGACTCCTCCTTACCTGCATCACTAAACCATCCCAGTCCTGCTGATCCTCTGCCCCTCCCGCCCCCTCAACCCAAGTCTTGTGATTTGATAATCAGGCCAagtctgcaccagccagagccAAGCCCccctgaccctagcccccaaTCAAGTCGAAGTGGGCCAACCAGGGTCAGTTTCCGAGAGCCAATCAGCTGCAGCTACTCtgtggatgaagaggaggaggaggaagaagaggagagaagagagggggatgaagaacAGGCAGAGGAAGAGGATGGCGGTTTTGGGAGCAGGTTACATATGCAGAGGGGCATTCCACCTCAAATGGACCTGCTGGGTAAGAGACTGAACTTTCTTTTCCTTTTCTTTTCCTTTTCATCACAAATGCCAACCGTCTTTCATTTTTTTGCGTCTCCTCACAGATGGTTCATACCAACATCGTAGTTTACGGCGGGGGTGGAACCGTGGCCGTGTGGCTTCCGACTCCACTCTCCACctagacacagagacacgtctcTGTCACTCTCAGCCAGACAGGCCCCGTCTGGATGCTCTAGAAAggagacgagagagggagagtgtttccctctcttcccctgttATCACAGAGCCCCCATTACTCAACCTCCAGCCAACCCAGTACAATAAACATGAGGACTCCTGctccacctgctcctcctcctcctcagactcaGAGGAAGATGGTTACTTCCTGGGGCAGCCTATCCCCCTGCCCCCCCAACTAACCCACAGGCCCCAGtctgtggatggagagagggatggaaatactgaaggagagaaggacagggggTTGAGAGACAGCCTGAGCAGGAAGAGAAGGGCCAATGGCCTTGGTGCAAAGGACAAAGACAAAAACTGTGCCATCTCCTAAGTTTGACCCTCACGGTGAAAGTTCTGTTTTTCAACGATCAAGCCAATGTCCAGTTTCACAATAAAGGATAAATATTAATCTGTAACATGTGGGGATACTTTGAATACAACACTCCTATCCAGCAGACTCATTCAAAGATTAAACCACTACTCTAAGAAGGCAAGAGGAAACGGAGAGAGTGACTGACTGTAAGATGTATAAGAGGGATCAGATATGAAATATAAATGTTATGTTTTGTGTTTGTATATTGTTCAGGGCACTTTTTTCCACAGTAGAGTGAATCTGGCATCCATCTAGGAAGTTCTGTAAGAAAATGTCACTGTTCCCGCAGTGCATGTTGTAGGATTTACTCCGAAATGTGAAGAAATTCACTTTACATTATATTCAAGTGAATTTGTGGAAAGAGAATGCTCATTCCAGTATAAACATGTAAGCATTTATTGTGGGAAGTTATTCTTATCTCTATTTTTGTATAGGACCATCTAATTAATGTACATGAAAGATTTGGGGATTCCTTCTCAGATTCTACGTTTCTTTGAGGGTCTTCATGGGCatttgtctctctcactcactctctgctTCCAAACATGCACATTAGAGAGTTCTTCAGAAAATAATGTGCTGGCAGTGTTCAGTCACATTATTTCACCAAGGCCGATATCAACTAAGAATCTGACTTCATGTTTTTGTAGCATACCATTTTTTTCTACTCTGAGTGTTATATGCAACGTTACACATTTCCAATCATTATTCACATAAAATGTTTGTTCAACCAAATAGTTGGCTAAATATTCTGTGCGAACCAAAACAGAGTGTTGGTCCCACACAGTGAGATTGAAAAGACTATATGTGCAAACCTGGACTGTGaatgttggtgtgtatgttcATGTGTGTATGTTTTGACAAcctatcaaaatgtatttgtcacatgcgctgaatacaacctgTGTAGACTTCGCCGTGAAATGCtaacgagccctttcccaacaatgcagattttAAAGTAAGGAAAATTTGCAAAAAAGGACTTATTAACACAATAGAATAAGACTATATACTTTGAGCATATGATATTCAAAAAAAGAAATGGTGTACATTCATTGATTTTTAgatcaaaaacacatttacttcaAGTCTATTTTTATACTCTTGGGTGCTGGTTCCTGTTTTCAATGTTTTTTGTTGAAATGTAAACCCTTTTTAAACAATCATGAACTTTTCAGAGATTTTGAGGAAACTACAGTTTCTGAAAGTTTTGTACTAGGAGAAATAAATTCATTGAAAACTACAATTTCTCATTTCATATCagaatatacactgagtggacaaaacttTAGGAACACCTTCGGAATATTGAGTTGCTCCCTCTTTTGCCCTCAACAGCCTCGAcgttgattccaatgcttcccacagttgtcaagttggctggttgtcctttgggtggtagaccattcttgagacacacaggaaactgttgagtgtgaaaaaacccagcagcgttgcagttgttgacactcaaaccggtgagcctggcacctactaccataacctgttcaaaggcacttaaatattttgtcttgcccattcactctctgaatggcacacacacacacacaatccatgtctcaattgtctcaaggcttaaaaatccttctttaacctgtctcctccccttcattaaCAGATGACAtcgataagggatcatagctttgacCTGGTTAATCTATCATGGAAAaagcatgttttgtacactgtatgTTTCATTCATTTCAATATTATGTTTCATTTTGACAATGAACTCCAACAACGGTCCTCTTTTTACAGTTTATGGtccacacactgaccttctgATCAGAGATGGGTCTGTTATTGTCTAACAGGTTAATTATTACAAACACCAGCATGCTTTGAAGCATAAATCATTAGAGGTAAAGAAACTGTCATGTGACAGAAGAACCCGGTCTACTTCCTTATGTAGGAATGATTGGTCAGAGTAGTCAGGTGGGGGAGGGAGTAGAACAAGGAGGAGGAGCAGCACATGAGTCGTCTGACAGGTTTGGCTGGTCTGTTGCTCCCTTCCATTCTGGAACACATTCATACGCTACAGTAGAATTCTACAGTTGTTATCCTTTGTGGCGTGATGAGCTGTAGAGAGGCCTAGAGTTCCGTTGGGGACCTGTAAGATTCTACTTCCACTCTAAAGGTGAGTTTTCATTGGATTGCAAAAAGCCTGAGTAAGTGTGCGTGTGTCCTAGGAACCAACGCCTTCAAACAAACAGGATCAAAGAACACTAGGACAAGACCCTATATAAGGCCttgactgtgtttgtgtgagaggtCCTTTCAGTTTCATGTACATACCTGGCTTGTGAGTTTCTACAAGTCTTTTCTCATTAACCTCCTGGGTCATCCCATGGTGTTAGCTGTTTTTTCTTCCTAAATGGAACAAGCTGAGACTTGAGCCTGGGTTGAACGAGAAGGATCTGTATGTTTATTTTACATACCACTGTACAGAACTTTGTGTTCGGTATTACTGTACTTGGAGAACTTGGCCTAATAAAATAGAATGTCCTCTGCCCTCATTGACATGCATTGTACTGTGTGTACAGTGTGAGAGGAGAAGCAACATTGAGATAAAGAAATACGGACATGCAGGTGAGAGTGCAGTGAGACAGTTGTTGCTCCTGGTGGAATGAGAAACATGTTGAGAATGTGTCTGTCACAGACTATTGGTGTATTTTAAACTCACTCTTCCTCTTTTATAAAGCAATGAATACTGGTTTGTCATTGATATCTTTGCACTTTATCTACCAACGGTGCATGACACCACACAATAGGAACAGGCCTACACTCTTAACTTCTTGTTCCCCAGTAGGGTCAGATACATGGAATCATTTCCCTGACCCAACCCCCTTGTATCCAGCTCTCAAGTTAATGTTTATGTTGCTGTGGTCACTGATCTTCAGCAAATTTACTGGTGTAGAAAAAACCTAATATAATGTGTGTTCTTCTAAGCAAAACAAATATTCAGATAACGAATTGATGATGATTGACTACAACTCCTAGATGGGTGGGTCAAGTGTTACGGTTTCAGAAATACAAACCAGACACCCCTGGGGTCTGCAGTCTAGAGGAAGCCCAAGCCCAGCACTACACCCTAGCAACTGGGAGCTTTATTTAAAGATGGAGTGGCATTGTTCCCCTCTAACAGCTGTTGGGGTGTGTGTATGGATATTCTTCCAAACAATAGTTTGTTGACAGCTGGTgagcccccccacccccacacttTTCTTCAGTCCTCTCTCAAGCTCAGGCTTTTCACTGGCCTTACAATGAATGAAAATGAAGTGTGGAAGTTTATTGTTATGTTCTTGAGATCGATGGGTGCCAGGTGTAATTGAGAAATGTTTGGACCCGCAGCCAATGGCCTGCATCCGACCCGTCCCTTTTCTATTCAGATGTATAACATtctgtgttgtgattggctgcATCCTGGGGTTTTGTGGGTGCAGTGGGAGGAGCCATTATACTGTTGACTTACAATATCCCTGAATCAACCACAGCACTTTATAGTGTGAGTTGCTGTATGAGTTACATTGGGGcagtatctctgtatctctccatctgtctttgAGGTAACTGTGAATTTATATTGATTGATTGCTTGCTTGTATGTGTTGTCTCTTTCCTCTGACACATATATCGGATGGTGTGTAAGTTGCTGTCTGATGTGTGATGGTGTTTCTCCTTTTTCTACAGAACATCCAGACTTTAAGGCACCAGGGATCAAGTGAGATCTCGTGGGAACTGGACTAAGAAGGAATCATTTCGCCAAGAGCAAAATCCTGTCAACTTTCAGGGGACAGTAGGATTCTGGACTGATGGCATCCAAAGAAGTTTGACTTTAGGTGGCCAAAAACTGCAGGAGAAAGACGGGAGTCAAGGACAACCCAACCCATGTTACCTCCCACTCCCATCTCCAGCATGCCTGTGGAGACCCCCCAGCCTGTCCTGACACAGCCGGTGAGGGCTGCTGGGACGCCCAACCCCAACCTCATGCCAAACCGCCTCCTCCTCCAACCAAGAACAGCGGCAGCAGCTGAGCCCAGGCAGAGCGCAGTGGAGAGGCTGGCAGCAGACAAGGCTAAATACGTCAAGAGTCAGGTGGCCCCCTCCAAGCAGCAGCCAATAAAAGTGCCTCCGCCTGTCATGCGCAAACCTCTGATGTCCCCTGCTACCGGACTACGGCCAACCCGTAAGACCCAACCTTCTCGCTCTAACTACACCCAGCAAGGGAGTGCCCCATTGGACCTGGAACACCTGAGTAACCTGATCAACGGGATGGGTGAGGCTGAAACTCCCCCTACCTCCCCCACCATGGACCCAGTGGAGAGTAGTCAGGCCCCTGActgccccaccaccactaccatctctccctgtccctctccgtTCTCTGCTGGGGCTGCTGAGGGGATCCCGACCCCCTGCCCTGAATGGTCCACCCCAGTCAAATTAAGGATAAATGCCTCTGGCCCACTAAGTCCTTCTGGAtgttctgctgcagtgaccatACGTAGAGTGGACGTAATACCCCAACACCACCATACCATGCCAGTGAGGAAGCCCTTCAGAGCACGGCAGCAGATGCATCTCCCATTGCAGCCCATGGCTCTGCATCCACACACCCAGATCCATAACGCTATGTCACCTCTTCGTCTCTTCCACCCCCGAACCACCTATGCACCAGGCCCTGCATCTCCTAAACCAGTCCCAGCCCCTCCACCACAAGACCACACCCCAACCCCCAACTCCCCGTCTACCCCCGTTCAGTTCCCAGCCAATTACCCTGTACTTCCGCCCTCCCCGTCGGTCACTCGCCTGTCCTCCGGTAGCTCCAGGAAACGGCCCTCGCTGACCCGCTCCAAATCAGACATGAGTGACCGTTACTCCCGGGCCAGTACTGACCTGGAGCGCTTCTTCAACCTGTGTGGTTTGGACCCTTCGGAGATGCAGGTGCTGAAGGGGCCGGGCTCGGACATTGTGTCCCTTGCACAGTTCCGCAGTGCCAGTGCTCCAGGGTCAGAGTGTGCAGGGCATGAGGgtgaagaggaagaagagaacgGTGGGCCTGCAGAGCCGGCTCCCTATGGTGTCTCGGTCATTGAGAGGAACGCCAGAGTGATCAAGTGGCTTTATGGTATCCGCCAATCCAAGGATACTGCCAGGAGCACCAAC is part of the Oncorhynchus masou masou isolate Uvic2021 chromosome 33, UVic_Omas_1.1, whole genome shotgun sequence genome and harbors:
- the LOC135528278 gene encoding protein prickle-like isoform X1; protein product: MFTRGSKKRRSNRSEEENPDQGQPCMRCGDQCPGFRMHGWRKICVHCKCVREEHAVRAVPGQLERMMVKLVSDFQRHSISDDDSGCASEEYAWVPPGLKPEQVYQYFSCIPEDRVPYANSSGERYRIKQLLHQLPAHDSEPQYCNHLDEEEKTELRMFSQQRKRENLGRGMVRLFPVTMTGAICQQCGRQICGGDIAVFASRAGHGSCWHPQCFQCASCTELLVDLIYFYQDGQIYCGRHHAERIKPRCQACDEIILADECTEAEGRHWHRKHFCCFECEAALGGQRYIMRECRPYCCSCYESLYAEYCDTCGEHIGIDQGQMTYEGQHWHAAKSCFCCARCRLPLLGRPFLPRGGLIFCSRPCSLGEDPDNSDSCDSALQNRPPQHRRCETDEKIQQPQRCSPQQPPEGANIPVVPGEVCIHAALENRRVHISTNVPNGVPPPLNGHPNLRLSYSPLPHCHLANNWGPSCPVDQSLSSLHPGECGKHPGSSRLEFLGEPNGYAGHPLTSFSRGTSTAKDCGNCVERSSQVMQVFPPPRDSSLPASLNHPSPADPLPLPPPQPKSCDLIIRPSLHQPEPSPPDPSPQSSRSGPTRVSFREPISCSYSVDEEEEEEEEERREGDEEQAEEEDGGFGSRLHMQRGIPPQMDLLDGSYQHRSLRRGWNRGRVASDSTLHLDTETRLCHSQPDRPRLDALERRRERESVSLSSPVITEPPLLNLQPTQYNKHEDSCSTCSSSSSDSEEDGYFLGQPIPLPPQLTHRPQSVDGERDGNTEGEKDRGLRDSLSRKRRANGLGAKDKDKNCAIS
- the LOC135528278 gene encoding protein prickle-like isoform X2, which codes for MRCGDQCPGFRMHGWRKICVHCKCVREEHAVRAVPGQLERMMVKLVSDFQRHSISDDDSGCASEEYAWVPPGLKPEQVYQYFSCIPEDRVPYANSSGERYRIKQLLHQLPAHDSEPQYCNHLDEEEKTELRMFSQQRKRENLGRGMVRLFPVTMTGAICQQCGRQICGGDIAVFASRAGHGSCWHPQCFQCASCTELLVDLIYFYQDGQIYCGRHHAERIKPRCQACDEIILADECTEAEGRHWHRKHFCCFECEAALGGQRYIMRECRPYCCSCYESLYAEYCDTCGEHIGIDQGQMTYEGQHWHAAKSCFCCARCRLPLLGRPFLPRGGLIFCSRPCSLGEDPDNSDSCDSALQNRPPQHRRCETDEKIQQPQRCSPQQPPEGANIPVVPGEVCIHAALENRRVHISTNVPNGVPPPLNGHPNLRLSYSPLPHCHLANNWGPSCPVDQSLSSLHPGECGKHPGSSRLEFLGEPNGYAGHPLTSFSRGTSTAKDCGNCVERSSQVMQVFPPPRDSSLPASLNHPSPADPLPLPPPQPKSCDLIIRPSLHQPEPSPPDPSPQSSRSGPTRVSFREPISCSYSVDEEEEEEEEERREGDEEQAEEEDGGFGSRLHMQRGIPPQMDLLDGSYQHRSLRRGWNRGRVASDSTLHLDTETRLCHSQPDRPRLDALERRRERESVSLSSPVITEPPLLNLQPTQYNKHEDSCSTCSSSSSDSEEDGYFLGQPIPLPPQLTHRPQSVDGERDGNTEGEKDRGLRDSLSRKRRANGLGAKDKDKNCAIS
- the LOC135528280 gene encoding protein FAM110A-like; the encoded protein is MLPPTPISSMPVETPQPVLTQPVRAAGTPNPNLMPNRLLLQPRTAAAAEPRQSAVERLAADKAKYVKSQVAPSKQQPIKVPPPVMRKPLMSPATGLRPTRKTQPSRSNYTQQGSAPLDLEHLSNLINGMGEAETPPTSPTMDPVESSQAPDCPTTTTISPCPSPFSAGAAEGIPTPCPEWSTPVKLRINASGPLSPSGCSAAVTIRRVDVIPQHHHTMPVRKPFRARQQMHLPLQPMALHPHTQIHNAMSPLRLFHPRTTYAPGPASPKPVPAPPPQDHTPTPNSPSTPVQFPANYPVLPPSPSVTRLSSGSSRKRPSLTRSKSDMSDRYSRASTDLERFFNLCGLDPSEMQVLKGPGSDIVSLAQFRSASAPGSECAGHEGEEEEENGGPAEPAPYGVSVIERNARVIKWLYGIRQSKDTARSTNM